A part of Desulfotomaculum nigrificans DSM 574 genomic DNA contains:
- a CDS encoding methyl-accepting chemotaxis protein: MGIRFKLLSGFGVVLLLLLLVSGISYRQLENVEQTFTNFIDRELQLTEEAKNVQVSFSVTEAALKTYVIFGNQEHLEKFTALDGQTDRAIKEVKRLALHDQTRQLARQIEQSMAAYDKYSEEIVSLVQSGKLEEARMYIHNNQQIADNFHRAVEQLVQFEDKEAQEAQRSVQQKVDSVNRFVILLTLVTLLLGVLLALFMGRLIAHPLRQMAQEAAKIASGDLSGRDLPVKNRDELSTLARSFNQMRANLRALAGHLIHTADSLTTAAAGLSQQTQHTATAASRNAATISEISAFADQIAHNTHQVATVAQETASTAEAGQQDMAGITQQIEVIATSGQHASQMLQKLVQELSQVNQIVELITHIADQTNMLALNAAIESARAGEQGRGFAVVAEEVRKLAEQSAAAAGEIRTHIEQIHTDSGTAVASMDTGTANIKNGAEVIHEVSGRFSSLLQTISGLSGQVQQLSAAVQQISAGVQNVAATTEDQTAALQEVSSATEELTRLADALKAAANGFKI; encoded by the coding sequence TTTACCAACTTTATTGACAGGGAGTTGCAGCTAACGGAAGAAGCAAAGAATGTTCAGGTTTCCTTTTCAGTTACCGAAGCCGCTCTCAAAACCTATGTAATTTTTGGCAACCAAGAGCATCTGGAAAAATTCACAGCCCTGGACGGTCAAACCGACCGTGCGATTAAAGAAGTTAAAAGGTTAGCCCTGCATGACCAAACCCGGCAACTGGCCAGGCAAATTGAGCAATCGATGGCAGCTTATGACAAATACTCGGAGGAGATTGTTTCCCTGGTTCAGTCCGGTAAGTTAGAAGAAGCTCGGATGTATATCCACAACAACCAGCAGATAGCCGATAATTTCCACCGGGCGGTGGAACAGTTGGTCCAGTTTGAAGATAAGGAGGCCCAAGAGGCCCAACGCAGTGTCCAGCAGAAAGTGGATAGCGTAAATCGCTTTGTAATTCTGCTAACCCTCGTCACCCTGCTGCTCGGTGTCCTGCTGGCCCTGTTCATGGGAAGGCTGATTGCCCATCCTCTGCGGCAAATGGCCCAGGAAGCGGCCAAGATCGCCTCTGGTGATTTAAGCGGCAGAGACTTACCGGTGAAAAACCGGGATGAACTAAGCACACTGGCCCGTTCCTTTAACCAAATGCGAGCAAATCTCCGGGCCTTAGCGGGGCACCTGATCCATACGGCGGACAGCCTAACCACCGCTGCGGCTGGTTTATCCCAGCAAACCCAGCACACGGCTACCGCTGCCAGCCGCAATGCTGCCACCATTTCCGAAATTTCTGCTTTCGCAGATCAGATTGCCCACAACACCCACCAGGTGGCGACAGTGGCCCAGGAGACAGCCAGCACCGCCGAGGCAGGCCAGCAAGATATGGCGGGGATCACCCAACAAATTGAGGTCATTGCTACTTCTGGCCAACACGCCTCCCAAATGTTGCAAAAACTGGTGCAAGAACTAAGCCAAGTCAATCAGATTGTAGAGTTAATTACCCACATCGCCGACCAGACCAATATGCTGGCTTTAAACGCCGCCATCGAATCGGCCCGAGCCGGAGAACAGGGCAGAGGCTTTGCCGTGGTGGCGGAGGAAGTACGCAAACTGGCAGAGCAGTCGGCCGCTGCCGCCGGAGAAATTCGTACACACATTGAGCAAATCCACACCGACTCCGGAACGGCTGTGGCTTCAATGGACACAGGTACTGCCAATATCAAAAACGGTGCCGAAGTCATTCATGAAGTGAGCGGTCGCTTTAGCTCCCTACTGCAAACTATCAGTGGCTTGTCGGGCCAGGTGCAGCAACTATCCGCCGCCGTGCAGCAGATTTCCGCTGGCGTACAAAATGTGGCTGCCACTACCGAAGACCAAACAGCGGCCCTGCAGGAGGTTTCCTCCGCCACCGAAGAATTAACCAGACTGGCCGATGCCTTAAAAGCCGCTGCCAATGGTTTTAAAATATAA